The following DNA comes from Candidatus Nitrosotalea okcheonensis.
CGCCTAGTTTACCCCTAATATATTTTCCCTAGAACTATTTTCGATTAATCTTAAAATCTCGTTTAGGTTGTTGTGTAGATAACAAAATTTGCTTTAGTTGGTCATCTGAGATTTGTGAATTTAGCCTTCCTTGTGATGCCAATCCTAAAAGATAATTTTCGACCATTGCTGCAAGATCGGGTTTAACCAATCTAACATTGTTTAACCTTAACCTTGCTTCAGCTGTTAGAAGAGTTTTTAGTGCATTTTCTTTTAAAGCAGAGACTTCTGCATCGCTTGGATTTCTATCGTCATTTGGATTATGAGAGCTCATGATATTATCAGGAGTATTTCTTCAGATTGGGATTCTTTACAATTAATTCGTTCAAGATCTCAGTTGATAGTCTATCAAGTTTCTTCATACCTTCATGAGATATCGTTCTACCCTTTCCTTCAACTTTATCTAAATAACCTAATTTTTCCAAACTATGTACTGCTGTTCTTATTATTGCACCACCAGCATCTCTATGATGAGCTCCTCCATAACCAACAGGCTTTGTACCTCCATACATTGATCTCAAGTCATTTATGCCAATAGGTCCGTGCAAGTAAATTTTTCTTAGAAGAGATGCACATCTTGTATAATACCAATCACTCTGTTGAGGAGGCTTTACTGCATGAGCACCAGTTTTAACAAATGGAATCCAGCTTGGTTGTACTATATCTTCATTCTTTAGAGTCTCGGATAATTTACCGATCAATAAATCCGCTGGTACATCGTACGCCTTTGCCATAAAAACCAAAATTCAAAGTTCGTCTTATAAATCATTGACCTATTGGAATTTGTTTTTTGATTATCTTTCGATATGTATGATTACAAAAACTACAGGTGACACGTATCGATTTGATAGTACTTCTTCCCATCCTTATTCTTGCCGTAAATCCTGGTACAATGAATTTTTTACACTTTTTGCAATAATTCATCCTCAATTCATACGGCATTCTAATACGATATTTTGTACACAGTCTCTTAGCAAGCATCGCCTGCCTTTCTGCCAATTCAGGATTAGATCTTACATTTGATATGGCATTTTTAATTAAAATTTTCATTCTCTCTATTAGAAGAACCTTGATTGCGGGTTTCATGTTGTTTAATAGTTCCCACCCTTAAAATACAATCTTGCTCTCGCTTGTAATAGCAGAATCTGCATTAGAATTAGTACCTTTAGAGTTACAGAGGCATAATTCTGTTACAGCATCCGCCAAGAGATTTAACAAAAAACCATCTGAAATTTTGCTTGACATATCATGGCACTTTGCTGCAATGAAGGGAATCAAAAATGAGATAAAGAGAGGAAGACCAGATTTGGTACATTTTTCACTTCTTGAAGCTTGTAGCATTCCCCTTTATTTTGAAAATAAAGTGAATGTGTTTGTTCACACCATTGATGATAAAGTTATTTTTATAGGTCAAAATGTAAGATTGCCAAAATCATATCATAGATTCATAGGACTTGTTGAGAAACTGTATGCAATTAAAGAAATTAAAGAAAATAATAATGTACTTCTTGCGTTAAAGAATATGAGTTTTGGCAATCTAATTAAAAAAATCAATCCAGAACAGACAATTGCACTTTCAAGTAAAGGGATCGAAAATTCTTACCAAAAATTAGCTAATGAGATAAAAGATAACACTTGTCTTATAATAGGAGGATTTTCAAAAGGTCACTTTTCTGATAATATTAGTAAGTATTTTGACAAGACGGTTTCTGTAGATAAAAATCCACTTGAAGCTCACATTATAATTTCACGTATACTCTATGAATACGAAAAAAGAATTATTATGTAGGTCTAAGATTGGCACAGTGAGCGGTCGTAGTATAGTTTGGTTAGTACACTGGCCTTCCAAGCCCGTTACCCGGGTTCAAATCCCGGCGACCGCATTTCAATTTTTCATTAGTGAATTATTCCTGACGAAATCATATATTGAATAGAACTAACAAACGTATTATCATCAATTTCACCGGTAAACCATAAATGAGCACTTTTTTGTAGCCAATGAGGCACTGTGGAAATAGTTATTTTTCGTTATTTGATCTGATAATGTTATGTTTCACCAGATAATCAATTGCAGAATAAAAATATTGATCTTGTCCATTACCACTTGACCACAGACCTGTTGCTTGCTTTATCCAAATAGGTATGGATTCATTCATGATATAATATGACCAAATTTTCAATATTGTGTAACTGTGGATCTACTTGAGTATCATTAGAGATTACCTGTGGATTGATCCTGAGTTCATTATTACAATATAAAGAAATTTTTCCATTTTGCATAGTTTCAGAGCAATGCCATGTATACGAACCGCCAGTAACTATGTCTTGATGGGTTGTATTTTCGTCAAACTTTGCTAATTTAGTGTTTGATGATTGTTATAATTTGGTTATTACTATCGTGTAAATTACAGAAAAAAGTATTCGCCATAGGTTTTTGAAATGTACCAATCACATCAGATACATCTTTTTTTGGTGCATCGACCACCCTTAAATTGAGCAAGTAGTTGATCAAAATCGGTCTTTTCTTCATTCGTAGGAGATTCATATAATGCATATGCAGAAACAATATTTACAATTAATAATATACTAAAAATCGGAATATACTTCAATAAGAAAAAAAATCGTAATTTCGCAATCAAGAGTTGGGAATAGATTGTATTTGATGTTTTAATTCATCCCATGCAGGTTTTGGATTTTGATCTACATCAAATAGGCCACTACCACACAAGTATGCAGCAGTGTTGTTCAAGACTTCATTATTACCAAATATGGAGTTATTACCCTGGTATAATGAATTGTAACATGTATCAACAGGTCTATCATATTGTCTATACCAAGTGAGAAACTCGAAATCAGATTGATTCTTTTTGTAAAAGTCGTACACAATTTTTACAAATTTTTGCTGATCATCTTTTGTTCCATTGATTGATTTATCAGTACTCCAACCAACTTCCATCAATGCTATTTTTTTACCTTTTGCAAAATCAATCATTTTTTGTAAATTAGCACCTTCATTATCTGGACTGTTACTTTGATAGTATAACAAGTCTACAGGTGCATATGAATATGCTACAAAATCTCCTTGGTTTAGTTTCCCCACAATATCACCCTCAGCATGATTTGTTATATCATTTAGCGAGAACCAATTTCCGAACTTGACATGTGGATGCTTTATTTTTAATTTGCTGTACACGCCATTAAAGAAATCTACGTATTGTGGAATTTCATTTGGATGATCTCTAAAGTAGTTGTCAATATTTCCTCCAATTATCACATAATCTACTATGTAATATCTCGAAAGCATGGCATCAAGAATTGCTACTGTTTGATCCTGAAGTTTTTGATCAAGTTGTGGCTTTCCCATCCAACTTGGGAATGGCCCTAAAAGTTGGTTATTTATTACTGAAAAGTAAAGTGTTACATTAAGTCCTTGTTCACGATTTAGTCCCATCAGAATATCCGAATAGCCCCAATTGTAAGTGCCCTGAGTTGGTTCCATGATAGGCCAAGAGAGATAGACATTACTCCTCCCTATTCCTGTTGATGCTGCTTGAGCATATGCTTTTCTGATTTCATCAAGAGTTGGTTTTTGAGTGGGAGGCATGATGACAAGACCGAGTTTTGGATTATGCATAATATTTGCTGGTTGAATTGTATGTGAAGGTCCAGTTTGTAATTGAGGTAGTACTACAAAGAGAATCAACGTAATTGCTATTGCAGCTCCTGCTCCAGTAGCAACACCAATTATTTTCTTATTCAACGATATTTTGAGGAAGTTAAGATACTAAAAAAGTTTTGATTTGAAAGAAATTAGCCGGATGTACAGCCGCTATATCCACATTCAATACAGACGCTACACCCTTCTGCAAATACTAGATTGTTTTTACATGTAGGACACAGTCTTTCTTCCATTTGTTCTTGAGTAAGTGCTGGTGCTGGAGTAGATGGTACATTCTCTGGAATTTTTATTTGAAGTGCTCTTTCTATCTCAGTTTTTAGATATGCATTTGTGATATTCTTTGAGATATAGTCTGTGACATAAGTACTGGGGGCTACTTGGAAGTTCTTTTGAACATTATTTCCTGTCATGTGTAATACTTGTTCATGTCTTGAACCATCCCGAAATACAGTAATTCCTTTCAGGCCAAGATCATGCGCTAGTAGGTATGCAGCTTTTACATCATCAGACGATACATCGTTTGGCATGTTGATTGTCTTTGCAATAGCGTTACCTATCCAGCGCTGCCATACTCCTTGAGCCATCAGGTGATCTGCCCAGTGAATATCCATTGCAGTGACAAATATCTTCTGCATCCATTCAGGAATTTCAGGTATTCCCTTCACAGAACCATAATTATTTGCAATTTTTTCTAGAATTTGATCGTTGTATAGTCCATGTTCTTTTAGTACTGCTTCAAAGATTTTGTTGGTATAGAAGAACCTACCCACTGTTACCCTCTTTTCAAAGACTAGTGCAAACATTGGTTCCATTCCGTTTGAACAGTCAGATATCATGGATAATGTACCAGTAGGAGCGACTGTTGTTGTCAGAACATTTCTTATACCATGTTTTTGAATTTTGGTAATCAAAGCATCCCAATCATAGGTGCGAGCACTCTTTGGTTTTTCATAATACCCAGCAATAGGAATTTTACCCTCTGGGTATTCAGTTTTTGAACATAGTGGAAATGGTCCTCGTGTCTTTGCTAGTGCAATACTTTCTTCCATGGAATAATATGTTAACGCTTCAGCAAGCTTTTCTTGGAATTCATATCCTTCTTGTGAATTGTACGGAATTCGTAATTTGAACAAGAGATCTGCAACCCCCATTACTCCAAGTCCGATTCTTCTGGAATCTTTTGATGCCTTGTCAATTTCAGGAATTGGATATGTATTAACATCTATAACGTTATCAAGGAATCTTGTTGTCTTTCGAATGGTTTCCTCATATCTCTGCCAGTCAAATTCGTATTGACCATCAGCTTTTCTCTTGACATAGTTAGATAGATTGATTGAACCGAGATTGCATGATTCGTATGGATAAAGGCTTTGTTCTCCACATGGGTTTGTTGCTCTGATTGGTTGACCTCGTGCTTTTGCAAAAACATTGTATTTGTTTATAATATCAAAAAAGATCAGTCCGGGTTCACCGCTTTTCCATGCAGAAAGTGCAATCAGATCAATCAAATGATGTGCGTTTATTTCTCGTACAGGATCTCTCTCACGTGGACTTCTGAGGGTAAATTTTCCATCAGATGAATTAACAAGTGCTTCCCAGAAATCTTCCCAAATTCCTACACTTACATTGAAGTTTTCAAGAACCCCTGGTTTTGTTTTTGCGGTGATAAACTTTTCAATATCTGGATGCCATGCTTCTATAATTCCCATGTTTGCGCCTCTTCGTTTACCACCTTGTTTGACTACTTCAGTAACAGTGTTAATGATATTCATGAATGAGACAGGACCTGAGGCTACTCCGGATGTTGATGCTACCATATCTCCCTCTTGTCTGAGATCGGAATAGTTGATACCAACTCCACCTCCAGATTTGAATATCAACGCGGCATCAGAGGATGATTTCATTATTTTTTCCATGTCGTCTTCCATTGCAAGAACAAAACATGCAGAAAGTTGGCCCAATCGTGCACCGGCGTTCATCATGGTTGGAGAATTAGGTAGAAAGTCTTGCGCAATCATCAGATCGGCCGATTCTTTGATTCTCTCAGTGTATTGCTCAAACTTGTTTGCAGCCAACATAGTCAACAATTCTCTGAAGCTGACTTTCATTTGGCCGTGTTTTGCCAAGTCTATATAGTGATTTATCAAGGATCTAAAATGATATTTGTTAAGATAGTATTTTCCTATCTTGAATTTGTAGTTAAAATCATCAAGTTTGTCTAAATATCTTGTCGCTTCCTCAGTGTTTTGGACATTTCCGCCTTCAATTTGAAATACAGATGGATCTCTAATGATATCAGCAATACCTACCAAAATAGCAACTCTTTCGAACATTTCACCTGGACTTTCAGTTATCTGACCTTTGTTATTTCTGAGTAGATATCTAGATGCCAGAACTCGCAAGCAATTAAGATCAAATCTCTTTGCAACACCATCAAGAGATTTTGATTCAAGAACCTTCATTTTTTCTTCTCTAACTCTTCGTCGTTCGTGTCGGTATAGGATGTATGCCTTTGCGATCTCTCCAAGCCCTTCCTCAATTAGAGTAGACTCTACCATGTCTTGAACATCCTCTACACTTGGTGCCTCTGAACTAGAAAATCCTCGATTCACAAGTTTTGCAAGAACATGATTTGCCAGCTTATCTGCTAGCCCATGATCTGATCTTCCGCAGGCAACAAGTGCTTTGTATATTGCGTTTGAAATTTTATCTCTTTGGAAATCTGATACTCGACCATCACGTTTCTTTACTTGAATGATCGAATTTTCTATTTGTGAAAAATCTGTCAAATTACTCCCCTCAACCCTAGCAAATGGGAGTTAATTAAACACTGCGGCAAAAAATAATTTTCCAAAGCTAAAATTTGGATCAATTTTGTTGACACCGTTACTATTTCCATAGTATTAGATCATCTTGAGACAAAATAAATTTTAATATGAAATCCCGAATTAATTCAAATTTTTGTTCACTAAACTGTTAGTCTTTCCTACATGGTGAAAATTATGCTAGTATGTAAGGAGACTTGCACACTGAACACTTTTCAGCGATCTTTTCCTCTTTGAGTCCACAATTGCTGCATATAGGCACTTTTTTGACAGGCCTAAAGGATCCTAATAGATCGCCTGCCTTTTCTATTGCCTTCTTTATTCCTGAAGAATCCATTGTATCTGGGATCTTTAATTGTATCAAGAGACCACCATTAAGTATTTTTGAGAAGTAATTTGATTCCGCGATCTTTTCATTCTTCGGATTCATCTCTGTCATCTCAGAGGCATCTAGAACAACCCCTTCTGAATACGATTCTCCCATAACATGATTATTAATTGACATTTTGCCATATTTTTCACCATCAAGCGATGAGAAGCGACTTGCAGCGTCACTCTCAGTCATTGTCACAATAACATTATCACCCATTTCTTTTCCTTTCTTTGTAGCGACCTCCATAGCAGTGTTTATCACTTTGGCTAATATTTCGTGCCCAGCCTTATTATTTTCATATCCCAGAATACCATAAACTGCTTCCTTTAATCCGATCAAATTAACAACCAAAGTCACTGATCCCTTTTGCATATACTGTGTATTGTTTGCAAGGATTGGATTGAGACCACGTCTTGTTAGATCAGATATCTCCTTCTTTCTTAGAGACATGGCTGCTAGTGCAGGTTTCATCAACAATGCAAGTCGTGCTCGGAAATAGGTTTCATCTTTATTAGACTCAAATGCAAGTCTTGGCATATTAATTGATAAAGACTCTAGATTGATAGAAGTTGTTCCAATATTCTTTGTATCTTCTCTTGCCAATCCCTTGTTAGATACCAATCCTTTAGCAAACATAACATGTCCTCCTAGTGCAATTATATCTGCTAAAATTTCTGAATAGTCACTTATCTTGGCTTTTTCATAATCAATAATTAATCCTATAGAGGGAAGGGGTGTTGACTTTACATATTTTTTGTAGGCTTGAAGAATAGTTCCAATCACTTTTGGTTCTGTTCCAATGGAAATTCTAAATGAAGCAAGCGTTCCATCCTTTCCATATTTAGATCCTGTAGATATTTTTGCAAAGCAATTTGCAAGTTTTTCTTCAACTTCAGGCAAATTCTTGGAATATTTTTGTAATATGGCAACCAATCCATCCATCACTACTTCTTGTGATGCTTCTTTTATGAGAAGACATGTGAGTATAGATAAGGAAGTGAAAAGATCATCCAGTGAACTTGGTGATGATGTTCTTGCTACACCCAAGAATTTTCCTCTCAAGTCAACTCCCTCTTCAATAAGTTCCTTAATATTCACAAATATTGTATCTGGAAGAAGTGACCACAGTCCAGCATTTGTAATATGAAGATCACCTGAGAGATGAGAATCAGCTACATCCTTAGGCAGAGTATTTAAAACAAGATATTCACCAAATACATTCTGTCCTGTTTTGAATAGCAAACCTTCTACTCCGTTATGAATACCATCTACATTAGTTAGCATCTCATGAATATCATAACCAGGTAACCCAAATCTTGCCAGTTTATGCCTATAATCCTCATGACCCTGTTCTAAGAGGACAGAGTTGACCATTTCACGTATGAGTGAAGATGTAAGATAAGACGTTTGGAATTTGTATATCCTGTTCTCTACTTCTTCAGTTATTTTTTGAGCAAGCTCCAGTGGAAGACTACCTTCTCTAACTAATGATTGAATGATCTTATGAGAATTGAATTCTTCTATAGATTCATGTGATGTTCTGACATACATTTTTCCACTTTCAATTATAGATCGTTCTTCGATCTGTCTTGCAAGACTTAGAACTAGTTTTCCCAAGTTAGTAATGGTATATCGTCTTTCAGATTTGTTTAAGGCTACAAGAGATTGTCGCAACAATTTTCTCAAGTGATATGCGAACTTGCCACTTTCCTTTTTTGATTTGAAGCCGGCAAGAGATTTCAATTCTGAATAAGTGAGCGGTCCCTTGGAGTTCAGTATACGTAAGATATCAATTCGGTTGGGACTTGCCATAACAGAAAAGATCATTCTTACACGTTTTGATGCTGATTGTAATATTCCTCCACGTTTAGGATCGCTAAAGTCCTCGCTCAGTTCCATGGAATTGTCTAGAGTTCATCGGTAATTAAGATTTTTGACTAAATTGATCTTAAGTAAAGCTTTTTAGATCAGTTCTTCTGCACATCCACGCTGAATTCTGATGGAGATAGTGTCTGTCCACATGATGGACATTTACTGTTATACGGTCGCATCACATCTTTTATTGATTTTAGCATACGCATATTTGCAATTTTAGCTCCACATTTTCCACAAACAACATCAACAGACATTTCAAATTAATGTCAACGTGAATGTTATAAAAGAGATTTTTTGAATTTTTTTAATCTGTTCAATAAATTTGATTTACTGTTTTTCGATTATGATTCCACGTTGATCATAACCTGTAATTCTTGCCCTTGTTCCAAGAGGAAGATCTGCTGGAGATTTTATGCCTGCCATAAAACCAGAGATCCTCAGTTCAGACTCGTCTAGTTTCATAACTACCCATGCATATGGAACATATTCTTCGTATCCATCTGGTGGTACAGTGATTATTGTATAAGTAACAATGGTACCTTTCCCATCAATTATTGTATTCTCAAATCCTTTATTCCCGCAATTTTGACAAAAATAGGTGGTTACAAGATGATGGTGTCCACATTTCGTACATTTTCTAGTAAGAACCTTACCTAATTTGGCATTGTTGGCGAATTCTTCTTTTGTTAGCAATTTACACACTTTTGAATATATGTACGGCACAACTGGCGCCTGTTGCACCAAAGTTATGTGTTAGTCCGATTTTGGCGTCTTTTACTGTTCTTTCTCCTGCTTTTCCAGTTAATTGATCAAAAACTTCTGCTACTTGACCGATTCCAGTTGCACCTATTGGATGACCCTTTGATTTTAGACCACCGGATGGATTGATGGATATGTCTCCATTAAGTTTGGTTCGCCCTTCTCTAACTGCTTGTACAGCTTTCCCTTGTTCAAAGAATCCCAAGTCTTCAGTATCAACTAGCTCAGCAATTGTAAAGCAATCATGAACTTCTGCAAAATCAATATCTTTTGGTGTCACACCTGCCATCTTGTATGCAGCCTGTGCTGCAATTCTGGTACTTGGTATTGTAGTAATATGATCTCTCCCTTGGAGTGCAGCAGGTGACCCACCCCTACCAGATCCAATAACTTCAACATAATTTTTAGTGTGTGCCTTTGCAAATTTTTCACTGCATATTATAACTGCACTTGCACCATCTGAAAATGGACAACAGTCATACAGTTTTAATGGGCTTGCAACTACTGCTGATTTCATTACATCGTCTATGGTAATTTTTTTTCTGAGATGCGCTTTTGGATTAAGAAGACCATTATCGTGATTCTTTACTGCGACCATTGCAAGATCTTCTTCTGTAGCTTTGTATTCTGCAAGATATGCTCTTGCCATGGATGCAAATAATCCTGGAAATGAGGCACCAGCTCCTCCCTCGTAAAAGAAATCAGAACAATATGAAAAATAAGTTGTAGTCCATTCAGTACCAGTATGAGTTACTTTTTCTACTCCTGTTGCCAATACTGCGTCATAAAATCCTGCAGCAACATTTGCGTATGCCTCTCTAAATGAAATAGAACCACTTCCACATGCAGATTCAATTGAAAGTGAAGGAACTTCTGGAATGCCAAGATTGCTCATTATGACAGGACCTAGATGAACTTGTTTGTCTGCAATGCCAAATACATTAGAAATGTATCCTGCCTGAATCTCTTTTGGACCTATTCCTGCACTTTCTATAGCATCAACCGATGCCTGAAGTGCAATATCAGTAATACTATCTTCTAATTTACCATATTTTGTGCTGCCAGCCCCAATAAGACAGACTTTTTCCACAAATCTTGCTGACTAGATTCCATATAAAAATTCTTCAGTAGTTTCTTTAATTCAATAAACAATATGACATCATTATTGAAAGATCAAACTACTCAGACATCAGTTGCCAAAAAACGAATAGATCCTAGAAATTCTGTTAACATAACAAAGAAAAAAATTGGCAAGATTCAGAATGAAATAAGACAATATTATGACAAGAACGGATATCTTTCATGGTCAGAGAAAAAGAGAAAATATGTCATTTTAGGAACAAATACTCCTGTTAACGGTCTTGTGGAATGCCCTGATTGTCACATAGGAAAACTTCTCATAATAAGATCTCGCCAAACAAAGAAACGATTCGTAGGATGTTCAAATTACCATAATGGCTGTAGAGCATCATCTCCGCTGGTGCAGAGAGGTATGATTTGTGCAACAAAGATTTCTTGCAAGATTTGTTTGTGGCCAATTATTTTCCAAAGGTATTCTAGAAAACAAAAATGGGCACGACAATGTTCTAACATACGATGTACAAGTAGAACTAAATCTTGAGGTTGGTGTAAATATCAGTACGTCTGTTTTGTAAAAGCGGAAGTTTTTGCCTTACTTGTTTGACCTCATCAATAGAAATGTCAACAATTCCGATTCCTTCTTTTTTCTTCATATCAAGAAGTATTTTCCCATAGGGATTAACTACCATACTTCTTCCACAGTAAATGTTTCCAACTTGATCTGGAGAAATTACGTAACAACCATTCTCAATAGCTCTTGTCTTGTTTATCGTAATCCAGTGTTCTTCTTTCATTTCTCCTTGTACCCATGCAGATGGAACTACAAGAATTTCGGAACCTGACAAGGCTAATATCCTAGACATTTCTGGAAATCTAAGATCATAACAAATCATCATCCCCATTTTTCCTGCACTGGTTTTTACAGGTTTTGTAATTGATGAACCAGGATAAAGTTTTGTGGATTCCTTGAATCCAAGTGCGTCATAGAGATGAATTTTTCTGTATGTTGATACGACTTTACCAGTTTTTCCTATGAAAAAAGATGTATCATATACTCTGTTTGGTTTTGGGCTTTTTTCATATAAAGTACCGATGATTTGTATGGAATTTTTTTTTGCTTCTTCAGATATGGATGAAACAAATTCGCCATTTATTTTTTCAGCGATTTCTGCAAGATCAGCAGGAGATTGAGATGATGGTGTGTAACACATCATGAATTCCGGAAAGGTGCAAATTTCAGAATTTTTGTGTGCTGCTTGCGATATGTATCTTAGTATTTTTTTCAAGTTATTTTTTTTGTCTGTCTCAGCTTGCATTTGAACTACGGCAATTTTTGTCACGAGTTTTCTGAATTATTATAAAATAAAAATGTGTTTAGAGTGGATTTCCTGCCATATACCAATTTTCCTTGGGATTCTCTTCAAAAACCACAATTACATGATTTTCTTTTGTCTTAAGGATCTCAACTGCCGATTTTGTTATGGCTTTAGCAAATTCCTCTTTCTGCTTTTCATTTCTTCCCGGATACATTGAAATTGTTATGAGAGGCATATTTTACCAAATGGATATATAGAATTTATTCTTTGGGAACGGAATTATCTTGAATTCTTTATTATAAATTATGTAGGATTATTTTGTAAATTCAAGTTCCCCATTTGGTGCCACCACCTTTCCATCCATACCTTGTACCATAGGTAAATTCTGAGCTATGAGTCTTTTTGTAAATATATCCAACAAACAAACCCACTAGAAATCCACCAATATGAGCAAAAAAGGCTATACCAGAACCACTTGATCCAATAAATACTGGCAAGATATTTTGGAAAAGAAACCAGAACAATAACCACCACTTGGCTGAGATCCTAACGAGTCTGGTGAAAAATCCAAGAAACATTAGTGTTACTACCTTGGTGTTTGGAAATAAGATGAGATATGCACCAAGTACACCAGAGATTGCACCAGAAGCTCCTAGTGCAGGTAGTGGACTAGAAGGATTTGATAGAATATAAAAAAAGTCTGCTACTACACCCCAAAAAAGATAAAGTGCCAAAAATTTTCCCCTTCCAAATTTGTATTCAATATTGTCTCCAAATATCCAGAGAAACAACATGTTGCCTCCAATGTGCATTATACCTGCATGTAGAAACATAGAACTGAAAATAGAAGCAAATACACTGTAATTGTGATCTGCCAATCCATTTACAATATTGTTAGGAATAGTACCATAACTCAATAACATATTTTCTGCGCGTTGATTTGTAAACTCCCAAATCTGATGAGTTACAGCTATCTCCCAAAAAAAGACAAGAATGTTGATTACGATTAAAGAATAAGTTATGTAAGGTCGATATCCTATGGGCTTTGGATTTTCATCCCTAATAGGCAGCATGTGTTGATAAATTTACTTCAATTTCTATAATAGCATTCTGTGAATTAGACTACAATTATTCCAATTTGGATTAGGTATTGAATTCCTGATGCAAAGGTTTGGTCATCAATTTGACCATCTGCCCATAATCCAGCATTGTTTTTGACCCATGGAGGTATAGCAATACCAGTTGTCTGACCGGAGGTAGTCGGAGGAAGTTGAATTATTCCTTGTTTTATGAGATACTGGATTCCGGATACAAAGACAGAGTCATCAATCTGTCCCTGTTTCCACAATTTTGCATTATTTTTTATCCATGGAGGAATTACAACTCCCTGTCCAGTTTGAGCAGATGAGTTAGTTGATTGAGTACTAGATTGGTTGGTTGACTTGGTCAGTGAATCATCTTCTGTTACGGTAGAAGGTATCACAACATTTCCTCTAGCCATACCAATTCTTGTTGTATCAGGAACACCGTTACTAACTATTGATTTTACATGTATAATTATACTATAT
Coding sequences within:
- a CDS encoding 30S ribosomal protein S19e → MAKAYDVPADLLIGKLSETLKNEDIVQPSWIPFVKTGAHAVKPPQQSDWYYTRCASLLRKIYLHGPIGINDLRSMYGGTKPVGYGGAHHRDAGGAIIRTAVHSLEKLGYLDKVEGKGRTISHEGMKKLDRLSTEILNELIVKNPNLKKYS
- a CDS encoding ribonuclease P protein component 4; the protein is MKPAIKVLLIERMKILIKNAISNVRSNPELAERQAMLAKRLCTKYRIRMPYELRMNYCKKCKKFIVPGFTARIRMGRSTIKSIRVTCSFCNHTYRKIIKKQIPIGQ
- a CDS encoding DNA-binding protein encodes the protein MSSHNPNDDRNPSDAEVSALKENALKTLLTAEARLRLNNVRLVKPDLAAMVENYLLGLASQGRLNSQISDDQLKQILLSTQQPKRDFKINRK
- a CDS encoding ribosome biogenesis protein, which produces MLSLVIAESALELVPLELQRHNSVTASAKRFNKKPSEILLDISWHFAAMKGIKNEIKRGRPDLVHFSLLEACSIPLYFENKVNVFVHTIDDKVIFIGQNVRLPKSYHRFIGLVEKLYAIKEIKENNNVLLALKNMSFGNLIKKINPEQTIALSSKGIENSYQKLANEIKDNTCLIIGGFSKGHFSDNISKYFDKTVSVDKNPLEAHIIISRILYEYEKRIIM
- the nrdD gene encoding anaerobic ribonucleoside-triphosphate reductase, which gives rise to MELSEDFSDPKRGGILQSASKRVRMIFSVMASPNRIDILRILNSKGPLTYSELKSLAGFKSKKESGKFAYHLRKLLRQSLVALNKSERRYTITNLGKLVLSLARQIEERSIIESGKMYVRTSHESIEEFNSHKIIQSLVREGSLPLELAQKITEEVENRIYKFQTSYLTSSLIREMVNSVLLEQGHEDYRHKLARFGLPGYDIHEMLTNVDGIHNGVEGLLFKTGQNVFGEYLVLNTLPKDVADSHLSGDLHITNAGLWSLLPDTIFVNIKELIEEGVDLRGKFLGVARTSSPSSLDDLFTSLSILTCLLIKEASQEVVMDGLVAILQKYSKNLPEVEEKLANCFAKISTGSKYGKDGTLASFRISIGTEPKVIGTILQAYKKYVKSTPLPSIGLIIDYEKAKISDYSEILADIIALGGHVMFAKGLVSNKGLAREDTKNIGTTSINLESLSINMPRLAFESNKDETYFRARLALLMKPALAAMSLRKKEISDLTRRGLNPILANNTQYMQKGSVTLVVNLIGLKEAVYGILGYENNKAGHEILAKVINTAMEVATKKGKEMGDNVIVTMTESDAASRFSSLDGEKYGKMSINNHVMGESYSEGVVLDASEMTEMNPKNEKIAESNYFSKILNGGLLIQLKIPDTMDSSGIKKAIEKAGDLLGSFRPVKKVPICSNCGLKEEKIAEKCSVCKSPYILA
- a CDS encoding adenosylcobalamin-dependent ribonucleoside-diphosphate reductase, whose product is MTDFSQIENSIIQVKKRDGRVSDFQRDKISNAIYKALVACGRSDHGLADKLANHVLAKLVNRGFSSSEAPSVEDVQDMVESTLIEEGLGEIAKAYILYRHERRRVREEKMKVLESKSLDGVAKRFDLNCLRVLASRYLLRNNKGQITESPGEMFERVAILVGIADIIRDPSVFQIEGGNVQNTEEATRYLDKLDDFNYKFKIGKYYLNKYHFRSLINHYIDLAKHGQMKVSFRELLTMLAANKFEQYTERIKESADLMIAQDFLPNSPTMMNAGARLGQLSACFVLAMEDDMEKIMKSSSDAALIFKSGGGVGINYSDLRQEGDMVASTSGVASGPVSFMNIINTVTEVVKQGGKRRGANMGIIEAWHPDIEKFITAKTKPGVLENFNVSVGIWEDFWEALVNSSDGKFTLRSPRERDPVREINAHHLIDLIALSAWKSGEPGLIFFDIINKYNVFAKARGQPIRATNPCGEQSLYPYESCNLGSINLSNYVKRKADGQYEFDWQRYEETIRKTTRFLDNVIDVNTYPIPEIDKASKDSRRIGLGVMGVADLLFKLRIPYNSQEGYEFQEKLAEALTYYSMEESIALAKTRGPFPLCSKTEYPEGKIPIAGYYEKPKSARTYDWDALITKIQKHGIRNVLTTTVAPTGTLSMISDCSNGMEPMFALVFEKRVTVGRFFYTNKIFEAVLKEHGLYNDQILEKIANNYGSVKGIPEIPEWMQKIFVTAMDIHWADHLMAQGVWQRWIGNAIAKTINMPNDVSSDDVKAAYLLAHDLGLKGITVFRDGSRHEQVLHMTGNNVQKNFQVAPSTYVTDYISKNITNAYLKTEIERALQIKIPENVPSTPAPALTQEQMEERLCPTCKNNLVFAEGCSVCIECGYSGCTSG